Proteins co-encoded in one Tissierellales bacterium genomic window:
- a CDS encoding MFS transporter has protein sequence DIPSRVMSETNQAPLKDLVDGFKYIAKMKSVMILMGFALILNFLFNPLFQIVFPKLVKFTLEMSSREYGLLQMMFPIGSILGMLILSMLREQKSYSKMITKGIVGQGLFAILISLSVFGWMRGYYGNIVVIVLIVVSIIGVGVMNALTNMPLFTIFQKKVDDEYRGRFFSLLSITCQGIVPLGLVVFGILSDKVAAEWIFMVTSIVFIIVGLSMLFMKSLDDL, from the coding sequence AGATATACCTAGCAGGGTAATGTCGGAAACAAACCAAGCACCATTAAAAGATTTAGTGGATGGTTTTAAGTATATAGCTAAGATGAAATCAGTGATGATACTGATGGGATTTGCACTTATATTGAATTTTTTGTTCAATCCACTATTTCAAATTGTATTTCCTAAATTAGTGAAATTCACCTTAGAAATGAGTTCGAGAGAATATGGTTTGCTACAAATGATGTTTCCTATAGGAAGTATATTAGGAATGCTTATACTTTCTATGCTTAGAGAACAAAAGAGTTACAGCAAGATGATAACAAAGGGAATAGTTGGACAAGGATTATTTGCAATACTTATCAGCTTGAGCGTATTTGGATGGATGCGAGGTTACTATGGAAATATTGTAGTGATAGTACTTATAGTAGTTAGCATTATCGGAGTTGGTGTAATGAATGCACTTACAAATATGCCATTATTTACAATATTTCAGAAGAAGGTTGACGATGAGTACAGAGGTAGATTTTTCTCACTGTTATCTATAACTTGCCAAGGAATAGTGCCACTAGGGCTAGTAGTTTTTGGTATATTATCAGATAAAGTAGCTGCTGAGTGGATATTCATGGTTACGAGTATTGTATTTATAATTGTGGGATTGAGTATGCTTTTTATGAAATCACTTGATGATCTTTAA
- a CDS encoding SLC13 family permease — MEVSALGAIVGLAVAIILILKRVHPAYGLITGALVGGLIGGANLAETVGLMIGGAKNIMPAILRIMTAGILAGVLIESGGATKIAETIIEKIGESKALIALILATCVLTAVGVFVDVAVITVSPIALAVAQRAGLSKSAILVAMIGGGKAGNIMSPNPNTIAAAETFKLDLSSVMVAGIIPAIFGLIVTYLLAKSLVKKGEGVLADEIDEKGGEKPNFFGAILGPIVAIALLALRPIAGISVDPLVALPVGGIVGCIAMGKIKHLNEYAKFGLSKMSGVAILLIGTGTIAGIIANSQLKDVIIEGLQGLGLPAFVLAPVAGILMSAATASTTSGTAVASSVFGNAILGLGISPLAGAAMIHSGATVLDHLPHGSFFHATGGSVYLGIKDRLKIIPYESMVGFTMALVSTIIYGMILG, encoded by the coding sequence ATGGAAGTAAGTGCATTGGGAGCTATTGTAGGATTAGCTGTAGCAATTATATTGATATTAAAAAGGGTGCATCCAGCGTATGGACTCATTACAGGAGCACTTGTTGGAGGACTTATTGGTGGAGCAAACTTGGCGGAAACAGTTGGACTTATGATAGGTGGAGCTAAGAATATCATGCCAGCAATACTTAGAATTATGACAGCAGGAATACTCGCTGGTGTATTAATTGAATCTGGTGGTGCGACAAAAATTGCCGAGACAATTATAGAGAAAATAGGAGAATCAAAGGCGCTGATAGCTCTTATATTGGCGACATGTGTACTCACAGCAGTTGGAGTATTTGTAGATGTTGCAGTTATTACTGTATCACCTATAGCTCTTGCGGTTGCACAAAGAGCAGGTCTTTCTAAATCAGCAATATTAGTAGCTATGATAGGTGGAGGAAAGGCTGGAAATATAATGTCACCAAACCCTAATACCATAGCAGCGGCAGAAACATTTAAATTGGATTTGTCTAGTGTAATGGTTGCAGGAATAATACCTGCTATATTTGGGCTTATAGTTACGTATTTGCTAGCAAAAAGTTTAGTAAAAAAGGGTGAAGGTGTATTGGCAGATGAGATTGACGAGAAAGGTGGGGAAAAACCAAATTTCTTTGGAGCAATACTTGGACCGATAGTTGCTATTGCATTATTGGCTCTTAGACCTATAGCAGGAATTAGTGTAGATCCACTAGTTGCACTTCCAGTAGGTGGAATAGTTGGATGTATAGCAATGGGCAAGATTAAGCATTTAAATGAGTATGCTAAGTTCGGTCTTTCGAAAATGAGTGGTGTAGCGATATTACTTATAGGAACAGGAACAATAGCTGGAATTATAGCTAATTCACAGCTAAAAGATGTGATAATAGAAGGGCTTCAAGGATTGGGATTGCCAGCATTTGTACTAGCGCCGGTTGCCGGAATACTCATGTCAGCAGCAACAGCATCTACTACATCAGGAACTGCGGTTGCAAGTTCGGTATTTGGAAATGCGATATTGGGTCTTGGAATATCTCCACTTGCTGGAGCGGCGATGATACATTCAGGTGCAACGGTTCTTGACCACTTACCACATGGTAGTTTCTTCCATGCGACTGGAGGAAGTGTTTATTTAGGAATAAAAGATCGTTTGAAAATTATACCTTATGAGTCTATGGTTGGTTTTACTATGGCACTTGTTTCAACTATAATTTACGGAATGATATTGGGCTAG
- a CDS encoding helix-turn-helix domain-containing protein has protein sequence MILDRELANQIVHEMMKVIPYNINVMNHYGVIIGSGDKKRLGQRHDGAIKAIHSKRMIEINENSENAKKGVNEPIIDGHEVIGVVGITGEPDEVRPFSRLVRAATLLLINQERHLKADQEAMKRKEEFLFEWFYKKQNYGVDFVESAKKYDVDLTQRHGIIWVNFRKAMDENDIKRRFYLGNVLKLEAHQMAWILSESEWERAEKILDKQREYFRKASKSRLRNQLDQARKEARKTLELGQRILPSENIYEYDMFKFFLEINYERHDRLENHLNRLHSAGDGVELIKTLQYFIESNGEMNMAAKKLNIHRNTLSYRLDKIFELTKKHPKKLLDLMELTTALCLSEDYWANAQKTSSQGQ, from the coding sequence TTGATACTTGATAGAGAACTTGCAAATCAAATAGTTCATGAAATGATGAAAGTAATACCATATAATATTAATGTAATGAATCATTATGGTGTAATAATAGGTAGTGGAGATAAAAAAAGGTTAGGACAGCGACACGATGGTGCAATAAAGGCAATACATTCAAAGAGGATGATTGAAATAAATGAAAATAGTGAAAATGCCAAAAAAGGAGTAAATGAGCCCATAATAGACGGTCATGAAGTAATAGGTGTTGTTGGAATAACAGGAGAGCCTGATGAAGTAAGACCTTTTTCTAGACTAGTGAGGGCGGCTACGCTATTGCTTATTAATCAAGAGAGACACCTAAAAGCAGATCAAGAGGCTATGAAAAGAAAAGAGGAGTTTTTGTTTGAATGGTTTTATAAAAAACAGAATTATGGAGTAGATTTTGTTGAAAGTGCAAAAAAATATGATGTGGATTTAACTCAAAGGCACGGTATAATTTGGGTCAATTTCAGAAAAGCAATGGATGAAAATGATATAAAAAGAAGATTTTATTTGGGAAATGTACTTAAATTAGAGGCACATCAAATGGCTTGGATACTATCTGAAAGTGAGTGGGAAAGAGCAGAGAAAATATTAGATAAGCAGAGAGAGTATTTTAGAAAAGCTAGTAAAAGTAGACTCAGAAATCAATTAGATCAAGCGAGAAAAGAGGCTAGAAAAACATTAGAACTGGGACAGAGAATATTGCCAAGTGAAAATATATATGAGTACGATATGTTCAAATTTTTCTTGGAAATTAATTATGAGAGACATGATAGACTTGAAAATCACTTAAATCGTTTACATTCTGCTGGAGATGGAGTAGAACTAATAAAGACACTACAATATTTTATAGAATCAAATGGCGAGATGAATATGGCTGCTAAAAAACTTAACATACATAGAAATACACTTTCATATCGTTTAGATAAAATTTTTGAGCTTACTAAAAAACATCCGAAAAAGCTTTTAGACCTCATGGAACTAACGACGGCACTTTGTTTGAGTGAAGACTATTGGGCAAATGCACAAAAAACTTCATCACAGGGTCAATAG